One Dictyostelium discoideum AX4 chromosome 3 chromosome, whole genome shotgun sequence genomic region harbors:
- a CDS encoding WH2 domain-containing protein, translated as MGDRNSLLSQIQKGKKLNKAVTVDKSAPVLASDKSSSSSSAFRGGIFPTGVPTLPQKKQPPSIPTGSRTAPPPTPHHQPQQQHQPPPIPKSRPISQHYSQPPPPPPPIHHHQQQQEQDYYHHQQQQEQTYQRPPPPTLNRPQVPISKPIAHPAHPAHPATPIPPIPTTSPRKSVIIINSNSNNMSEEYDGSDRWSFRSIDEFPPVPQFRGGMKGTGGKPTTVIKLPAKSQHHQQQQQPPQPPQQQQHTAPAPPTSRPVSQIQNRPPPVPTGNSPQRPPTQPPMNRPPPPGPNGGGPPQPPISRPPPPNPGGPPQPPISRPPPPNPGTGGGPTQPPMNRPPPPGPNGGPMNRPPPPGPNGGPPQPMNRPPPPGSNGGPPQPMSRPPPPGQPNMPPRPVSTINGVGGAPPTQPNGGPPPKPQRPGPPPVPGAPRPMTTPPNGMTPPPKPQRPAAPPALPPR; from the coding sequence atgggAGATAGAAATTCATTATTGTCACAAATccaaaaaggaaaaaaattaaataaagctGTAACAGTAGATAAAAGTGCACCAGTTTTAGCATCAgataaatcatcatcatcatcatcagcatTTAGAGGAGGAATATTTCCAACAGGTGTACCAACTTTACCACAAAAGAAACAACCACCATCAATACCTACAGGTTCAAGAAcagcaccaccaccaacaccacatcaccaaccacaacaacaacatcaacctCCACCTATACCAAAATCAAGACCTATTTCGCAACACTATAgtcaaccaccaccaccccCACCACCAAtacaccatcatcaacaacaacaggaacaggattattatcaccaccaacaacaacaggaGCAAACATATCAAAGACCACCTCCACCAACTTTAAATAGACCTCAAGtaccaatttcaaaaccAATAGCACATCCAGCTCATCCAGCTCATCCAGCGACACCAATACCACCAATACCAACTACATCACCAAGAAAatcagtaataataataaatagtaatagcaACAATATGTCAGAAGAATATGATGGCTCCGATAGATGGAGTTTTAGATCGATAGACGAGTTTCCTCCAGTTCCACAATTTAGAGGTGGAATGAAAGGAACTGGCGGCAAGCCAACTACAGTTATTAAATTACCAGCTAAAtcacaacatcatcaacaacaacagcaaccaccacaaccaccacaacaacaacagcataCAGCACCAGCACCACCAACTTCAAGACCAGTTtcacaaattcaaaatagaCCACCACCAGTTCCAACTGGTAATTCACCACAAAGACCTCCAACTCAACCACCAATGAATagaccaccaccaccaggtCCAAACGGTGGAGgtccaccacaaccaccaatTAGTagaccaccaccaccaaatcCAGGTGgtccaccacaaccaccaatCAGTAGACCACCACCACCTAACCCAGGTACAGGTGGAGGTCCAACACAACCACCAATGAATagaccaccaccaccaggtCCAAATGGCGGTCCTATGAATagaccaccaccaccaggtCCAAATGGCGGTCCACCACAACCAATGAATagaccaccaccaccaggtTCAAATGGAGGTCCACCTCAACCAATGAGTagaccaccaccaccaggtCAACCAAATATGCCACCACGTCCAGTTTCAACAATTAATGGTGTCGGAGGTGCTCCTCCAACACAACCAAATGGTGGTCCACCACCAAAACCACAAAGACCTGGTCCACCACCTGTTCCTGGTGCTCCAAGACCAATGACAACTCCTCCAAATGGAATGACTCCGCCACCAAAACCACAAAGACCAGCAGCTCCACCAGCACTTCCACCAAGATAa